The region CCGCCACACTCCCCTGCACCCTCTGGTTCTTCGACAAGGGCAAAGAGCGAATCCATCAGGCCAAAGCCCGGCGAAGCCGACCAGGCAAACGGGCTTCATTCCTCCGCGCAAGCTCATGCTCCCACACGCGGAACACCCGCCAGCCCGCACGCCGCAATCTGCGCGACACGAGCGCGTCGCGCGCTCGGTTGCCCGCAATCCTCGGTCGCCAGTAGTCTTTGTTGCCCTTTGGCATCCGGCAGTGCTTGGGACAGCCATGCCAGAAACAGCCGTCCACAAAGATTGCAACTTTCTGAGCTGCGAAGACGAAGTCTGGTTTTCCACTCAACCTCACGCGCCGCCGCCAGCCGGTGATTCCATGCTTGCGCAGGAGCTTCACCAAAACCATCTCAGTTGCTTTGTTGCCACCGCTTCTCACGGCGCTCATGATTCTTGAGCGCTCCGCCACAGAAACGGTGTCGGTTCTCCGCGCCATTAAGCCGAGCAGACAAGATTTCCGAAATGTGTAGCGAGAGCTTCAGACAGAAGCGGAGGCACGGCGTTACCGACATGCCGCTCTTGATCTGTTTCGTAGCCGTGGAAGATGAAGCGGTCGTCGAAGGATTGGAGGCGTGCGGCTTCGCGCACTGTGATTGATCGCTTGTCGCGGTAGTGTGTGAAGCGTCCTGACCCTGGATTTCGGAAATTGGCTGTGATCGTAAAGCCAATGCCTTTCGCATGAAGTCGCGCGTAGGCTTGGCTGAAATAGTTGTCTGAGAATCGTTCGCCGTCAGGAAGGGTGGCATTTCCTTTTCCTGGCCTAAGAGAAACGCATTCAAGTCCTTCGCGGCCTCGTCATGCACGCGAGTTGTTACGTCATCCATTTTCGACGTAATCATGTCGGGCGTGATGCTTGTTTCGATTTTCCCGATTTGGTAAATGGATTCCTTCTGGCCCTCCTGAAACAGCCGGAACGCGGCGCTGTTGACGATGCGGTTTATTTCGCCTTCCTCCTGTTTCGTAAGACGGT is a window of Verrucomicrobiota bacterium DNA encoding:
- a CDS encoding DNA cytosine methyltransferase, whose translation is MGFTITANFRNPGSGRFTHYRDKRSITVREAARLQSFDDRFIFHGYETDQERHVGNAVPPLLSEALATHFGNLVCSA
- a CDS encoding very short patch repair endonuclease, which translates into the protein MARRTDTVSVAERSRIMSAVRSGGNKATEMVLVKLLRKHGITGWRRRVRLSGKPDFVFAAQKVAIFVDGCFWHGCPKHCRMPKGNKDYWRPRIAGNRARDALVSRRLRRAGWRVFRVWEHELARRNEARLPGRLRRALA